One region of Populus trichocarpa isolate Nisqually-1 chromosome 4, P.trichocarpa_v4.1, whole genome shotgun sequence genomic DNA includes:
- the LOC18098013 gene encoding 5-methyltetrahydropteroyltriglutamate--homocysteine methyltransferase, producing the protein MNRLSHHILAPFSSHRVIPLRSLSFSASFTATNSHSPPSLLRFSFRSFSIRAMASHIVGYPRMGPKRELKFALESFWDGKSSAEDLQKVAADLRSSIWKQMSDAGIKFIPSNTFSCYDQVLDTTAMLGAVPPRYGWNGGEIGFDVYFSMARGNASVPAMEMTKWFDTNYHYIVPELGPEVNFSYASHKAVNEYKEAKALGVDTVPVLVGPVSYLLLSKPAKGVEKSFSLLSLIDKILPVYQEVLAELKAAGASWIQFDEPKLVMDLGAHELQAFTHAYSALEASLSGLNVLVETYFADVPVEAYKTLTSLKSVTGFGFDLVRGTKTLELIKGGFPSGKYLFAGVVDGRNIWANNLGSSLDTLKALEGIVGKDKLVVSTSCSLLHTAVDLVNEPKLDKEIKSWLAFAAQKVVEVNALAKALAGQQDEAFFSANAAAQASRKSSPRVTNEAVQKAAVALKGSDHRRATNVSARLDAQQKKLNLPILPTTTIGSFPQTMDLRRVRREYKAKKISEQNYVEAIKEEINKVVKIQEELDIDVLVHGEPERNDMVEYFGEQLSGFAFTANGWVQSYGSRCVKPPIIYGDVSRPKAMTVFWSSMAQSMTKRPMKGMLTGPVTILNWSFVRNDQPRFETCYQIALAIKDEVEDLEKAGITVIQIDEAALREGLPLRKSEHAFYLNWAVHSFRITNCGVEDTTQIHTHMCYSNFNDIIHSIIDMDADVITIENSRSDEKLLSVFREGVKYGAGIGPGVYDIHSPRIPSEEEIADRIEKMLAVLESNILWVNPDCGLKTRKYAEVKPALSNMVAAAKHLRTKLGSAQ; encoded by the exons ATGAACCGACTCTCTCATCACATACTCGCGCCGTTCTCATCTCATAGAGTCATACCCCTtcgctctctctctttctccgcTTCCTTCACTGCCACCAATTCCCACTCTCCTCCTTCACTTCTCCGCTTCTCCTTTCGCTCCTTCTCTATTAG AGCAATGGCTTCCCACATCGTTGGTTACCCTCGCATGGGCCCCAAGAGAGAACTCAAGTTTGCTTTGGAATCTTTCTGGGATGGCAAGAGCAGTGCCGAAGATTTACAGAAGGTGGCAGCTGATCTCAGGTCATCCATCTGGAAGCAGATGTCTGATGCTGGAATCAAGTTTATTCCCAGCAACACTTTTTCATGCTATGATCAGGTGTTGGACACTACAGCCATGCTTGGTGCTGTTCCTCCAAGATATGGATGGAATGGTGGTGAGATTGGATTTGATGTCTATTTTTCCATGGCTAGAGGTAATGCCTCAGTCCCGGCCATGGAAATGACCAAGTGGTTTGATACCAACTA CCATTACATTGTCCCTGAATTGGGACCAGAAGTTAACTTCTCCTACGCATCTCACAAGGCTGTCAACGAGTACAAGGAGGCCAAGGCT CTTGGAGTTGATACAGTGCCCGTCCTCGTCGGTCCTGTTTCATACTTGTTGCTATCAAAACCAGCAAAGGGTGTGGAGAAAtccttttctctcctctccctAATTGACAAGATTCTTCCTGTCTACCA GGAAGTTCTGGCTGAACTAAAGGCAGCAGGTGCAAGCTGGATTCAGTTTGATGAGCCGAAGCTTGTGATGGATCTTGGAGCTCATGAATTGCAAGCATTTACCCATGCCTACTCTGCACTTGAGGCATCTTTATCTGGTTTGAATGTTCTGGTTGAGACATATTTTGCTGATGTTCCAGTTGAAGCATACAAAACACTCACTTCTTTGAAGAGTGTTACTGGATTTGGGTTTGACCTGGTTCGGGGAACAAAGACCCTAGAATTGATTAAGGGTGGATTCCCTTCTGGAAAATACCTCTTTGCTGGAGTGGTTGATGGAAGGAACATCTGGGCTAACAATCTTGGTTCTTCCCTCGATACACTAAAAGCTCTCGAGGGCATTGTTGGCAAAG ACAAGCTTGTAGTATCCACTTCCTGCTCTCTTCTGCACACTGCCGTTGATCTAGTTAACGAGCCTAAGTTGGACAAAGAGATCaagtcatggcttgcatttgcaGCACAGAAAGTAGTTGAAGTAAACGCCTTGGCTAAGGCACTTGCTGGACAGCAGGATGAG GCATTCTTTTCTGCAAATGCAGCAGCTCAGGCTTCAAGAAAATCCTCACCAAGGGTGACAAATGAGGCTGTTCAAAAGGCT GCCgttgctttgaagggttctgaccACCGCCGTGCCACCAACGTTAGTGCTAGGCTGGATGCTCAGCAGAAGAAGTTGAACCTTCCTATTCTTCCTACCACAACAATTGGATCATTCCCTCAGACCATGGACCTTAGAAGAGTGCGCCGCGAATACAAGGCTAAGAA gATCTCAGAGCAAAATTATGTTGAGGCCATCAAGGAGGAAATTAACAAGGTTGTCAAAATCCAGGAAGAGCTTGACATTGATGTTTTAGTGCATGGTGAACCAGAA AGGAACGACATGGTTGAGTACTTTGGTGAGCAATTGTCTGGTTTTGCCTTCACCGCTAATGGGTGGGTCCAATCTTATGGTTCTCGTTGTGTCAAGCCTCCTATCATCTATGGTGATGTGAGCCGCCCCAAGGCCATGACTGTATTCTGGTCTTCAATGGCTCAAAGTATGACTAAGCGACCCATGAAGGGAATGCTTACTGGTCCAGTTACCATTTTAAACTGGTCCTTTGTCAGAAACGACCAGCCCAG ATTTGAGACCTGCTATCAAATAGCTTTGGCCATCAAGGATGAGGTTGAGGATCTTGAGAAAGCTGGAATCACTGTCATCCAGATTGACGAGGCTGCTTTGAGAGAAGGCTTGCCCCTAAGGAAGTCTGAGCATGCTTTCTATTTGAACTGGGCTGTTCACTCTTTCAGGATCACTAATTGTGGAGTCGAAGACACCACTCAG ATCCACACCCACATGTGCTACTCAAACTTCAATGACATCATCCACTCAATCATTGACATGGATGCTGATGTGATCACTATAGAGAACTCCAGATCAGATGAGAAGCTTCTGTCAGTCTTCCGTGAGGGCGTGAAATATGGTGCAGGCATTGGGCCTGGTGTTTATGACATTCACTCTCCTAGGATCCCCTCAGAAGAAGAAATCGCAGACCGCATTGAGAAGATGCTTGCTGTCCTTGAAAGCAACATCCTTTGGGTCAACCCTGATTGTGGTTTGAAGACCCGCAAATATGCTGAAGTCAAACCTGCCCTCAGCAACATGGTCGCAGCTGCCAAGCATCTTCGCACCAAGCTCGGAAGTGCCCAGTGA
- the LOC18098017 gene encoding uncharacterized protein LOC18098017, whose translation MQTHPHKLQSLKSPTTKNHNIRLLKKFLQRTRSMNQLVKKIDGVANGSATEAKIHVTPKTSEDWKSDRGLAEAENNTSTSDQKRENEGRLVQNAAKMHQEEETAAVSGSDKFKLAYHKQVLGGLVEEMKKPRKTTNLVTAAGLLILVLGMHVHNTIRFNGESENWRIQE comes from the exons ATGCAAACGCATCCGCATAAACTGCAGAGCCTCAAAAGCCCAACAACAAAAAACCACAATATCAGGTTGCTCAAGAAGTTCCTTCAAAGAACTAGATCAATGAACCAACtagtgaaaaaaattgatggggTTGCAAACGGTTCTGCAACTGAGGCTAAGATTCATGTTACACCAAAGACTTCAGAGGATTGGAAGAGTGATCGTGGCTTGGCTGAAGCAGAAAATAACACTAGCACAAGTGACCAAAAGCGTGAAAATGAGGGCCGCTTGGTCCAGAATGCTGCCAAGATGCACCAGGAAGAAGAAACTGCTGCTGTTAGTGGTAGTGATAAATTTAAACTAGCATATCATAAGCAGGTTCTTGGAGGTTTGGTTGAAGAGatgaagaaaccaagaaaaacaacaaacttGGTCACGGCTGCTGGTTTGTTAATCCTGGTGCTTGGGATGCATGTTCACAACACCATCAG GTTTAATGGAGAATCTGAGAACTGGAGGATCCAAGAATAA
- the LOC112327353 gene encoding uncharacterized protein LOC112327353 yields MDSTKPMAKVSDHVCEDIDSTMEWVKEAGFGSLLVHLTASQDSCIRSETRDRGDNEWIRFNKEVIVPSDFDLFTKSIQGFEGGMLYIGPAKPVKENNPKPAAGPQRPANDKPQDQKSGTGFGCSSRASKV; encoded by the exons ATGGATAGTACTAAGCCAATGGCTAAAGTTAGTGATCATGTTTGTGAAGATATTGATTCTACAATGGAATGGGTTAAAGAAGCTGGATTTGGTAGCCTACTTGTGCATCTAACAG CAAGTCAGGATTCATGCATCAGGTCAGAAACTCGAGATCGGGGTGACAATGAATGGATCCGTTTTAACAAGGAGGTTATTGTTCCATCagattttgatctttttacaAAATCCATCCAAGGTTTTGAGGGCGGAATGCTATATATCGGTCCAGCCAAACCGGTAAAGGAAAACAATCCAAAGCCAGCTGCAGGACCTCAAAGGCCTGCAAATGATAAACCACAAGACCAGAAGAGTGGGACAGGATTCGGCTGCTCAAGTCGTGCCTCCAAAGTCTAG
- the LOC18098014 gene encoding inactive protein RESTRICTED TEV MOVEMENT 2, whose product MDSTRPLAKVNDQVYEDIDPKMEWVNDAGFDTLLVRLPGFTKQQLRIQAATGDRKLKITGKSRQRNNKLIRFNKELTVPSDYNLDQIRAKFEGGVLYIKHPKKNISPAMPVQENNASSTAEPQKPANEKPEDGTSGQD is encoded by the exons ATGGATAGCACTAGGCCATTGGCTAAAGTTAATGATCAAGTCTATGAAGATATTGATCCTAAAATGGAATGGGTGAATGATGCTGGATTCGACACCCTACTTGTCCGTCTACCAG GTTTTACGAAGCAGCAACTAAGGATCCAAGCAGCAACAGGTGATCGAAAACTCAAGATCACAGGAAAGAGCCGTCAGAGAAACAATAAATTGATCCGTTTTAACAAGGAGCTTACTGTTCCATCAGATTATAATCTTGATCAAATCCGTGCTAAGTTTGAGGGTGGAGTACTTTATATCAAACACCCCAAGAAGAATATCAGTCCAGCCATGCCAGTACAGGAAAATAATGCAAGCTCAACTGCAGAGCCTCAAAAGCCTGCAAATGAAAAACCAGAAGACGGAACGAGTGGACAAGATTAG
- the LOC18098016 gene encoding inactive protein RESTRICTED TEV MOVEMENT 2: MESKPNGNAAAARVHEAFEPSIDWVREPGADTLRIYLPGFKKEQLKVQVTSSRVLRVSGERQLSGNRWSSFRKEIPISSNYDTNEIAARFEKGILYVKQPKIIVPDAPKPQEQARSPVEASKNDQKPAQENAQPPPIQAPGKPEQKSSSVEGKVEPPSESATKPKKQPQEKPASEQQPEDPVAKVGMEKQKGGEIEGAENDNLSPRSPRKEKDPVKHEWNEKSTKNGQAEEKGIATTSKSAKPENLVESSLDSTNLVKDKAEKGLLSGTEKLRMESYKKDFSGLVMDMKKPRTLVNLVLVILFIMVLGMYGRNAIRSLKKSDN, translated from the exons ATGGAGTCAAAGCCAAATGGTAACGCAGCTGCTGCACGTGTTCATGAAGCGTTTGAACCATCAATAGACTGGGTACGGGAGCCAGGAGCTGACACTCTGCGAATCTATTTACCAG GCTTCAAGAAAGAGCAGCTGAAAGTTCAAGTAACCTCATCGCGTGTTCTAAGGGTCAGCGGAGAACGCCAACTAAGTGGGAATAGATGGAGCTCTTTCCGCAAGGAGATTCCTATCTCATCAAATTATGACACCAATGAGATCGCTGCAAGGTTTGAAAAGGGAATCCTTTATGTGAAGCAACCTAAAATAATTGTTCCAGATGCTCCTAAGCCACAGGAACAAGCGCGATCGCCTGTGGAAGCATCGAAGAATGATCAGAAGCCAGCACAGGAGAATGCACAGCCGCCTCCAATACAAGCCCCAGGTAAACCTGAACAAAAGTCGTCATCAGTTGAGGGAAAAGTGGAGCCACCCTCAGAATCAGCTACCAAGCCTAAAAAACAACCACAGGAAAAGCCCGCAAGTGAGCAACAACCTGAAGATCCTGTTGCAAAGGTTGGCATGGAGAAACAAAAGGGTGGCGAGATTGAAGGAGCAGAAAATGATAATCTTTCACCGAGGTCACCGAGGAAGGAGAAAGATCCAGTGAAACATGAATGGAATGAGAAGAGCACCAAAAATGGGCAAGCTGAAGAAAAGGGAATTGCCACAACAAGCAAAAGTGCTAAACCTGAAAATCTTGTCGAATCTAGCCTTGATTCTACAAACTTGGTTAAAGATAAAGCAGAAAAAGGACTTCTAAGTGGAACTGAGAAACTCAGAATGGAAAGTTACAAGAAGGATTTTAGTGGTTTGGTCATGGACATGAAGAAGCCAAGAACATTGGTGAACCTGGTTctggttattttatttattatggtaCTAGGGATGTATGGCAGGAATGCAATCAGATCCCTCAAGAAATCTGATAATTAA
- the LOC127905190 gene encoding inactive protein RESTRICTED TEV MOVEMENT 2-like, translated as MESKPNGNAAAARVHEEFEPSIDWVRETGADTLRIYLPGFKKEQLKVQVTSSRVLRVSGERQLSGNRWSTFRKEIPISSNYDTNEIAARFEKGILYVKQPKIIVPDAPKPQEQARSPVEASKNDQKPAQENAQPPPIQAPGKPEQKSSSVEGKVEPPSESATKPKKQPQEKPASEQQPEDPVAKVGMEKQMGGKIEGAEDDNLSPRTPRKEKDPVKYEWNEKSTKNGQDEAKGIATTSKSSKPENLVDSSLDSTNLVKEKAEKGLLSGTEKLRMESYKKDFSVLVMDMKKPRTLVNLVLVILFITVLGIYGRNAIRSLKKSDN; from the exons ATGGAGTCAAAGCCAAATGGTAACGCAGCTGCTGCACGTGTTCATGAAGAGTTTGAACCATCAATAGACTGGGTACGGGAGACAGGAGCTGACACTCTGCGAATCTATTTACCAG GCTTCAAGAAAGAGCAGCTGAAAGTTCAAGTAACCTCATCGCGTGTTCTAAGGGTCAGCGGAGAACGCCAACTAAGTGGGAATAGATGGAGCACTTTCCGCAAGGAGATTCCTATCTCATCAAATTATGACACCAATGAGATCGCTGCAAGGTTTGAAAAGGGAATCCTTTATGTGAAGCAACCTAAAATAATTGTTCCAGATGCTCCTAAGCCACAGGAACAAGCGCGATCGCCTGTGGAAGCATCGAAGAATGATCAGAAGCCAGCACAGGAGAATGCACAGCCGCCTCCAATACAAGCCCCAGGTAAACCTGAACAAAAGTCGTCATCAGTTGAGGGAAAAGTGGAGCCACCCTCAGAATCAGCTACCAAGCCTAAAAAACAACCACAGGAAAAGCCCGCAAGTGAGCAACAACCTGAAGATCCTGTTGCAAAGGTTGGCATGGAGAAACAAATGGGCGGCAAGATTGAAGGAGCAGAAGATGATAATCTTTCACCGAGGACACCAAGGAAGGAGAAAGATCCAGTGAAATATGAATGGAATGAGAAGAGCACTAAAAATGGGCAAGATGAAGCAAAGGGAATTGCCACAACAAGCAAAAGTTCTAAACCTGAAAATCTTGTTGACTCTAGCCTTGATTCTACAAACTTGGTTAAAGAAAAAGCAGAAAAAGGACTTCTAAGTGGAACTGAGAAACTCAGAATGGAAAGTTACAAGAAGGATTTTAGTGTTTTGGTCATGGATATGAAGAAGCCAAGAACATTGGTGAACCTGGTTctggttattttatttattacggTACTAGGGATATATGGAAGGAATGCAATCAGATCCCTCAAGAAATCTGATAATTAA
- the LOC18098012 gene encoding uncharacterized protein LOC18098012 has translation MTKEFAVPPVVFPSVGNPTVATGGNIQQRRVPIAPFQPPRPSNSGIPFMSFDIGSAAATTVGPIGGGTGPIGGVANFDDEEPLLDELGIHPDQIWKKTKSILNPFRVNPTFHKDSDLSGPIFLYLSFCLFQLLAGKIQFGVILGWIVVSSIFLYVVFNMLAGRHGNLNLHTCTSVIGYCLLPVVILSAVSLFVPQNGALRFGIAGVFVIWATRACTNLMVAVADGGEEHRGLIAYACFLIYTLFSLLVIF, from the coding sequence ATGACGAAGGAATTCGCTGTTCCACCAGTAGTTTTCCCATCCGTCGGGAACCCGACGGTCGCCACTGGCGGAAACATCCAGCAACGCCGAGTACCAATAGCTCCATTCCAACCTCCACGTCCATCAAACTCCGGAATCCCTTTCATGTCCTTCGATATCGGTTCCGCTGCCGCGACCACCGTCGGTCCAATCGGCGGAGGAACCGGTCCTATCGGTGGTGTAGCCAACTTCGACGACGAAGAACCACTCCTTGACGAACTCGGGATCCACCCAGACCAAATCTGGAAGAAAACGAAATCTATTTTAAATCCATTCCGGGTCAACCCTACATTCCACAAGGATTCGGATCTATCCGGCCCAATATTTTTGTACCTATCGTTCTGTTTGTTTCAATTACTCGCCGGGAAAATCCAATTTGGCGTGATATTGGGGTGGATTGTCGTTTCCTCGATTTTCTTGTACGTTGTGTTCAATATGTTGGCTGGTAGACATGGGAATTTAAATCTGCACACATGTACGAGTGTGATTGGTTACTGTTTGTTGCCGGTGGTGATTTTATCGGCGGTTTCGCTGTTCGTGCCGCAAAATGGGGCTCTTAGGTTTGGGATTGCTGGGGTTTTCGTGATTTGGGCTACGAGGGCTTGCACGAATTTGATGGTCGCTGTTGCTGATGGTGGAGAGGAGCATCGTGGATTGATTGCGTACGCCTGTTTCTTGATTTACACTCTGTTTTCACTGCTTGTTATATTTTAG